One window from the genome of Salvelinus fontinalis isolate EN_2023a chromosome 3, ASM2944872v1, whole genome shotgun sequence encodes:
- the LOC129834354 gene encoding LOW QUALITY PROTEIN: immunoglobulin lambda-1 light chain-like (The sequence of the model RefSeq protein was modified relative to this genomic sequence to represent the inferred CDS: substituted 2 bases at 2 genomic stop codons), with protein MFLSTASITALLLTLSGMEALVLTQEKSLSVNLGDNLKISCVVSDSSQTWRISWYRQKAGGGPSFLLADTTRAAGLPNRFTYSEPGSGYTEYLHINEITAEDEAVYICACVGGCGASVXHSDAVQXTAPRPPSPPSLVLMAPAQAPLSGDKTTLVCLAQGFHPDGASLSWSDDGGSLTGAEIQKGESQRQADGTYTLSSLLSLPSTRWSSGQTFTCHLSHSALTNPLSRSVNNGQCSMFG; from the exons ATGTTCCTTTCTACTGCTTCTATTACAGCTCTGCTACTCACTCTGTCTG GTATGGAAGCTCTCGTACTGACCCAGGAAAAGTCCCTCTCTGTGAACCTGGGAGATAATTTGAAAATATCCTGTGTTGTTAGTGATAGCTCTCAGACCTGGAGAATTTCATGGTACCGACAGAAGGCTGGAGGTGGCCCAAGTTTTTTGCTTGCTGACACCACAAGAGCAGCTGGGCTTCCTAACAGGTTCACATATTCTGAACCTGGATCTGGCTATACTGAGTATCTACACATCAATGAAATCACGGCTGAGGATGAGGCAGTGTATATCTGTGCTTGTGTTGGTGGCTGTGGCGCCAGTGTATAACACAGTGATGCAGTTCAATAGACTGCTC CCCGTCCTCCATCACCCCCTTCTCTGGTCCTGATGGCCCCAGCCCAGGCCCCTCTCTCCGGGGACAAGACCACCCTGGTGTGCCTGGCACAGGGCTTCCACCCTGACGGTGCCTCCCTGTCCTGGTCTGATGACGGTGGCTCTCTGACGGGTGCTGAGATCCAGAAGGGCGAGTCTCAGCGCCAGGCTGACGGCACGTACACCCTGAGCAGCCTCCTTAGTCTGCCCTCGACACGCTGGAGCTCCGGACAGACCTTCACTTGTCACCTGAGCCACTCAGCACTGACCAACCCACTGAGCAGGAGTGTGAACAACGGGCAATGTTCAATGTTCGGTtag